In a single window of the Melioribacteraceae bacterium genome:
- a CDS encoding protein-glutamate O-methyltransferase: protein MYKENGPAALSVSDFSRLSGFIYNQCGIKMPDSKKIMVEARLRKRLRDLNMQTYAEYCNFLFSQKGSEQEITHMVDVITTNKTDFFREPKQFSFLSDIALPEFVRVDGTGIQRPLKVWSAGCSTGEEPYTLSIVLSEFGQKFTKYSFNILATDISTRVLEKASTGIYEEDKIEPISKNLVHKYFLRSKNKEKKLVRVVPQLRSAVKFQWLNFMQDDFGIRETFDLIFCRNVIIYFDKPTQEKLIEKLVGHLKPGGYFFLGHSESIFNTNLPLAQVAASTYKKTR, encoded by the coding sequence ATGTATAAGGAAAATGGACCAGCTGCTTTATCGGTTAGTGATTTTTCCAGACTGAGTGGATTTATCTATAACCAATGTGGCATTAAAATGCCCGATTCAAAAAAAATAATGGTTGAAGCACGTCTAAGAAAAAGATTGCGCGATTTGAATATGCAGACCTATGCGGAATATTGCAACTTTCTCTTTTCACAAAAGGGAAGTGAACAAGAAATAACGCATATGGTTGATGTTATAACAACGAACAAAACAGATTTCTTCAGAGAGCCTAAGCAGTTTTCATTTCTATCTGATATTGCATTACCGGAGTTTGTTAGAGTCGATGGTACTGGAATACAAAGACCGCTGAAAGTATGGAGTGCCGGATGTTCAACAGGCGAAGAACCATATACACTCTCTATTGTTCTAAGCGAATTTGGACAAAAGTTTACAAAGTATTCGTTCAATATTCTTGCTACGGATATTTCAACTCGGGTATTGGAAAAAGCTTCAACCGGAATTTATGAGGAGGACAAAATTGAACCGATTTCAAAAAACTTAGTTCATAAATATTTTCTAAGAAGCAAAAACAAAGAGAAAAAACTGGTAAGAGTTGTTCCTCAGCTCAGAAGCGCAGTAAAATTTCAGTGGTTAAATTTTATGCAGGATGATTTTGGAATTAGAGAAACATTCGATCTTATATTTTGCAGAAACGTTATAATATATTTTGATAAACCAACACAAGAAAAATTAATTGAGAAATTGGTAGGACATTTAAAACCGGGCGGTTACTTTTTCCTTGGTCATTCGGAATCAATTTTTAATACTAATTTACCATTGGCTCAAGTTGCCGCAAGTACGTATAAGAAAACAAGATGA
- a CDS encoding PAS domain S-box protein: MNNTKILIVEDERTTAVVISHFLNRLNYSVVGMVSSGEEAIKMVEEKNPDLVLMDIGLEGEMDGIEAAAIIKKKFDAPVIFLTAYSDDNSIARAKETEPYGFLVKPFEQSDLNSTLEIAIRKIEVDKRVKESEVWFRATLESISDAVIATDLDDTIKLMNKVAVKLTGYSLEESRGKKLDSVYVTAPDFTTEGMVYLLSEKTDDYKKSLMNNKILHSKNGKRIIIEENSALINVGIDKTLGKVVSFRDITNMRENQLFALTAKDFYLNILENFPVFIWRTNKNGQFNYFNTSWLEFSGKSIEDEIYDGWLSNIHFDDRNYFVDKFREAVQKREKLEIEIRVLNRHKEYCWLICFIHPITDLKESFDGFIGICLDITNRKILEDELRESKIISDSANRAKSTFIANMSHEIRTPLNGIMGLTDLLLDTKIDEDQLDYLEMVKQSSHTLLGLLNNLLDYSKIEDNKERIEEKTFYLNQIINEIVRPYQSESKRRGVEIKAEIQENIPNELYGDSQKIQQILANLISNAFKFTEKGDIKLSINRINERDLELNNSNNIILEFVVSDTGIGIPEAKHPIIFDSFTQVDSTATRKYSGSGLGLAIVKRLVEILNGKIWFKSRVNEGTTFHVVLGLKTIKVLNARNVAAV; encoded by the coding sequence ATGAATAATACGAAAATATTAATAGTTGAAGATGAGAGAACAACCGCTGTTGTTATCTCCCATTTTTTAAACCGTCTCAATTATTCTGTAGTTGGAATGGTGAGCAGCGGTGAAGAAGCGATTAAAATGGTGGAAGAAAAAAATCCCGATCTTGTTTTAATGGATATAGGGCTCGAAGGAGAAATGGACGGAATTGAGGCCGCGGCTATAATTAAAAAAAAATTTGATGCGCCTGTAATTTTTCTTACCGCATACTCTGATGATAATTCAATTGCACGAGCTAAAGAAACCGAACCATACGGATTTTTAGTGAAACCATTTGAGCAATCGGATTTGAATAGTACATTGGAAATTGCTATAAGAAAAATAGAAGTTGATAAAAGAGTAAAAGAAAGCGAAGTCTGGTTCAGAGCAACCCTTGAAAGTATAAGTGATGCTGTAATCGCCACTGATCTTGATGACACTATTAAGTTGATGAATAAAGTTGCAGTAAAACTTACAGGATACAGTTTAGAAGAGAGTAGGGGTAAGAAACTTGATTCAGTGTATGTTACTGCCCCCGATTTTACAACAGAGGGTATGGTATATCTGTTATCCGAAAAAACAGATGATTATAAAAAGTCACTAATGAATAATAAAATCCTCCATTCAAAAAATGGAAAAAGAATTATAATTGAGGAAAACAGCGCTTTAATAAATGTAGGTATTGATAAAACACTCGGCAAAGTAGTTTCATTCCGTGATATAACAAACATGCGTGAAAATCAATTATTTGCACTGACCGCAAAGGATTTTTACCTAAATATTTTAGAAAATTTTCCAGTATTTATATGGCGTACAAATAAAAATGGACAATTCAATTATTTCAATACTTCATGGCTGGAATTCTCAGGAAAAAGTATTGAAGACGAAATTTATGATGGGTGGTTATCGAACATTCATTTTGATGATAGAAATTATTTTGTTGATAAATTCCGAGAGGCGGTTCAAAAACGTGAAAAATTAGAAATAGAAATAAGAGTTTTAAACAGACATAAAGAATATTGCTGGCTCATCTGTTTTATTCATCCGATAACCGACTTAAAAGAAAGCTTTGACGGATTTATTGGTATATGTCTAGATATAACGAATAGAAAAATTCTAGAAGATGAATTACGAGAGTCAAAAATTATATCGGATTCGGCAAATCGTGCTAAAAGTACTTTTATAGCGAATATGAGTCATGAAATAAGAACCCCACTTAATGGAATTATGGGGTTAACAGATCTGCTACTTGATACTAAAATAGATGAAGATCAACTGGATTATCTTGAAATGGTAAAGCAATCATCTCACACATTGCTAGGACTTCTGAACAATCTTTTAGATTATTCCAAAATTGAGGATAATAAAGAAAGGATTGAAGAAAAAACTTTTTACCTCAATCAGATTATTAACGAGATAGTTCGCCCTTATCAAAGTGAATCCAAAAGAAGAGGGGTTGAAATAAAAGCGGAGATTCAGGAAAATATTCCAAATGAGCTTTATGGCGATTCTCAGAAAATTCAACAGATACTAGCGAACTTAATAAGTAATGCGTTTAAGTTTACCGAAAAAGGGGATATTAAACTTTCAATAAACAGAATAAACGAGAGGGATTTAGAACTAAATAATTCGAATAATATTATTCTAGAATTTGTTGTGAGCGATACCGGAATTGGAATTCCAGAAGCAAAGCATCCAATAATATTTGATAGTTTTACGCAAGTAGACAGTACCGCCACCCGTAAATATTCGGGCTCTGGTTTAGGATTAGCAATAGTAAAAAGACTTGTTGAAATCTTAAACGGAAAAATATGGTTCAAAAGTAGAGTAAACGAGGGAACAACGTTTCATGTTGTCCTTGGATTAAAAACAATAAAAGTACTAAATGCAAGAAATGTTGCAGCAGTATAA
- a CDS encoding PAS domain-containing sensor histidine kinase has translation MRTRKTVLKDEKKRSLKTDDMVNDQFLLFNLLNSSTDRIYFKDLESRFIRVSKALAKRHGRSQKGMIGKTDFDLFGPIHAKQAFEDEQQIIKTEKPIIGKEEFEDLQNGKISWVNTSKMPLYNSDGKLIGTFGISRDVTRRKRAESIREALYYISEAVYSSKDITSLCEKIHSVISQLMPAKNFYISLYHEKTKVLTFPYYQDVHGAYKSSREITNGLIEYVLKTGKSELINAKRIRELKKKKKIESIELAAAIWLGVPLKADQKTIGAIVIQDYDNAHAFGDEELQILNFVAVQVASAIQRHITSEEIKKYTEELKTLNNTKDKLFSIISHDLRAPISGLLTFSELLLEDFESQSDYEKKLFVENLQSSMRNLFLFTENMLAWARLQSSGIKVNKQKIKLSDLINSVINTQLLNARNKGIKLRSSCPNNLEIYSDVNMIDTVIRNLLINAIKFTNNNGKIKISVVIKGNSVIVSVKDNGIGMSSELVNDLFNYESRKSREGTNHEKGSGLGMSICKEFIELNGGQIMVKSKPGEGTCVSFSIPINHSKKNRKYSE, from the coding sequence ATGAGAACACGAAAAACTGTTTTGAAGGATGAAAAGAAAAGGAGTCTAAAAACTGATGATATGGTAAATGATCAGTTTCTGCTTTTTAATTTGCTAAATTCAAGCACCGATCGTATTTATTTTAAAGATCTTGAGAGCAGATTTATTAGAGTTAGCAAAGCGTTAGCTAAAAGACATGGGCGAAGCCAAAAGGGGATGATCGGAAAAACAGATTTTGATTTGTTCGGTCCAATTCATGCAAAACAAGCATTTGAAGATGAGCAGCAGATAATTAAAACTGAAAAGCCAATCATTGGTAAAGAGGAATTTGAGGATTTGCAGAATGGTAAAATATCATGGGTTAATACATCAAAGATGCCATTGTACAATTCAGATGGTAAATTAATTGGTACATTTGGTATCAGCCGGGATGTAACACGAAGAAAAAGAGCCGAGAGTATACGAGAAGCGTTGTATTATATTTCTGAAGCGGTTTACAGTAGCAAAGATATTACTAGTCTATGTGAAAAAATTCATTCCGTCATTAGTCAACTCATGCCGGCGAAGAACTTTTATATTTCCTTATATCATGAAAAAACTAAAGTACTTACCTTCCCCTATTATCAAGATGTTCATGGCGCATATAAATCCTCGAGAGAGATTACTAACGGATTAATTGAGTATGTATTAAAAACCGGAAAATCTGAATTAATTAATGCAAAACGAATTAGAGAGTTAAAAAAGAAGAAAAAAATTGAATCAATTGAACTTGCAGCCGCTATTTGGCTAGGTGTACCACTAAAGGCAGATCAGAAAACAATAGGCGCGATAGTTATTCAAGATTATGATAATGCGCACGCTTTTGGCGATGAAGAATTACAAATACTTAACTTTGTTGCTGTTCAGGTTGCGTCAGCCATTCAGAGACATATAACAAGTGAGGAAATAAAAAAATATACCGAAGAACTTAAAACTCTCAATAATACTAAAGATAAATTATTTTCAATAATCTCTCATGATCTTAGAGCTCCAATAAGTGGATTACTCACCTTTTCGGAATTGCTGTTAGAAGATTTTGAGTCGCAAAGCGATTATGAAAAAAAGCTTTTTGTTGAAAATCTCCAATCATCTATGAGGAATCTCTTTTTATTTACCGAAAATATGCTGGCGTGGGCAAGACTCCAGAGTTCGGGAATAAAGGTTAATAAACAAAAAATAAAATTATCCGATCTAATTAACTCGGTAATTAATACACAGCTGTTAAATGCAAGAAACAAAGGGATTAAACTGAGGAGTAGCTGCCCAAATAATCTTGAAATTTACTCTGATGTAAATATGATTGATACAGTTATTCGCAATTTGCTGATTAATGCAATTAAATTCACAAATAATAATGGTAAAATTAAAATAAGTGTTGTCATTAAAGGAAATAGTGTAATTGTATCTGTAAAAGATAACGGTATAGGAATGAGTAGTGAATTGGTTAATGATCTGTTCAATTATGAGAGTAGAAAATCCAGAGAAGGTACTAATCACGAAAAAGGTTCTGGATTGGGTATGAGTATATGCAAAGAATTTATTGAACTCAATGGCGGTCAAATAATGGTTAAGAGCAAACCTGGAGAAGGTACGTGCGTTTCTTTCTCAATTCCTATAAATCATTCAAAAAAAAATAGAAAATATTCTGAATAA
- a CDS encoding response regulator → MKSLVVEDDFVSRLVLQKMLAPYGQCDTAVNGVEAVNAFNLAMTEGEPYDLICLDIMMPEMDGKEALKIIREKEKEFNIHPSNETKIVMITALDTPKEVLEAYYKGGCTSYLIKPIEKLKIKNALKDLKLI, encoded by the coding sequence ATGAAATCATTAGTAGTTGAAGATGATTTTGTAAGCCGACTGGTATTACAAAAAATGCTTGCCCCCTATGGTCAATGCGATACCGCAGTAAATGGAGTTGAGGCCGTTAATGCCTTCAATCTTGCAATGACAGAAGGGGAGCCGTATGACCTAATATGTCTCGATATAATGATGCCTGAAATGGATGGAAAAGAGGCGTTAAAAATTATTAGAGAGAAGGAAAAGGAATTCAACATACACCCTTCCAACGAGACAAAAATTGTAATGATCACCGCACTTGATACCCCAAAAGAAGTGCTGGAAGCTTATTACAAAGGGGGTTGTACCTCTTACTTAATTAAGCCGATTGAGAAATTAAAAATTAAAAATGCGTTGAAAGATTTGAAGTTAATATAG
- a CDS encoding methyl-accepting chemotaxis protein has product MKWFNNLGLGLKLRLIIVLFSSGLIIFGILSYSTIEDLRINGDMYKQIIQGKDLVADILPPPNYIVESNLICYQMIDELDSSKIDELIEKSKQLREEYNIRHEVWVRDLEPGQMKDFKVDSSNIPARKFFDIRDSKFIPLIKSDQRNEARILLLTEMKDLYNEHRIYVDKVVIMANDNNTKFENEAASLIQSRYITLGSLGLILLLTISLIVNYTFKNISRAINRVLTTIKELSKGHVKVRADINSKDEIGTIGKMLDELAINLDDFAKLMYNISEGDFSKESKSADPEDALAPALNSINNSLQNLLNETDRLTQASVSGQLSARGDITKFKGSYKKIILGINSTLDSVVAPIKEASQVLNKMSTGDLTVRMAGEYFGDFQIIKQDINQFTEKMNDALSDVANAVDATASASNQISSSSEEMAAGAQEQSSQTSEVAGAIEQMTKTIISTTKSAASVAEAAKNTSKIAQDGGNIVAETIEGMNQIAEVVKKSAETVQTLGNSSQQIGEIVQVINDIADQTNLLALNAAIEAARAGEQGRGFAVVADEVRKLAERTTKATKEIGNMINTIQKDTAEAVESMNRGTAEVEKGKAAAGKAGEALKTIISGTEGLLNMVQHVAVSTEEQSGSAEQISRNIEGINNVTHETAQGIQQIAHASEDLSNLTVNLQGLISRFKISDKRSRSLAKL; this is encoded by the coding sequence ATGAAGTGGTTTAATAATCTTGGTTTAGGATTAAAACTTCGTCTAATAATTGTTTTATTCTCGTCGGGCCTAATTATCTTTGGTATACTTTCATATTCTACTATTGAAGATCTCCGCATAAATGGTGATATGTATAAACAGATTATTCAAGGTAAAGATTTAGTTGCCGATATTCTTCCTCCTCCCAATTATATAGTGGAATCAAATTTAATTTGTTACCAGATGATTGATGAATTAGACTCCTCAAAAATTGATGAACTTATTGAAAAATCGAAACAGCTTAGAGAAGAATATAATATCCGGCATGAAGTTTGGGTAAGAGATTTGGAACCAGGTCAAATGAAAGATTTTAAGGTAGACAGTTCTAATATTCCAGCAAGGAAATTTTTCGACATTAGAGATAGCAAGTTTATCCCTTTAATTAAATCTGACCAACGTAACGAGGCTAGAATACTTCTTTTAACCGAAATGAAAGATTTATATAATGAACATCGTATTTATGTTGATAAAGTGGTGATTATGGCAAACGATAATAATACAAAATTCGAGAATGAAGCAGCTTCTCTTATTCAATCACGCTATATAACCCTTGGTTCTTTAGGACTTATACTTTTATTAACAATATCCTTAATTGTAAATTATACCTTTAAAAATATTAGTAGGGCAATAAATAGAGTTCTAACAACAATAAAGGAACTATCAAAGGGGCATGTTAAGGTAAGAGCGGATATTAATTCAAAAGATGAGATCGGTACCATCGGTAAAATGTTAGATGAACTTGCAATTAATTTGGATGATTTTGCAAAACTAATGTACAATATAAGTGAGGGAGATTTCTCAAAAGAAAGTAAGTCTGCAGATCCTGAAGATGCTCTGGCACCTGCTTTAAATTCTATTAATAATTCATTGCAAAACTTGTTGAATGAAACAGATCGATTAACACAAGCGAGTGTAAGTGGTCAACTTTCTGCCAGAGGTGACATTACTAAATTCAAAGGAAGTTATAAAAAGATAATTTTGGGAATTAATTCAACGCTTGATTCTGTTGTTGCTCCAATAAAAGAAGCAAGTCAGGTATTGAATAAAATGAGCACAGGCGATTTAACTGTGCGTATGGCTGGAGAGTACTTTGGTGACTTCCAGATTATTAAACAAGATATAAATCAATTCACTGAAAAAATGAATGATGCGCTCTCTGATGTAGCAAATGCTGTTGATGCAACTGCCAGTGCCAGTAACCAGATCTCAAGCAGCAGTGAGGAAATGGCTGCTGGAGCACAAGAACAAAGTAGTCAAACAAGTGAAGTAGCGGGCGCAATTGAACAGATGACAAAAACAATTATTAGTACAACTAAAAGTGCCGCAAGTGTAGCAGAAGCTGCTAAAAATACTAGTAAAATTGCACAAGATGGAGGGAATATTGTTGCGGAAACAATTGAGGGAATGAATCAGATTGCAGAGGTCGTGAAAAAATCGGCAGAGACAGTTCAAACTCTCGGAAATAGCAGTCAACAGATCGGCGAAATAGTCCAGGTAATTAATGATATTGCAGATCAGACAAATCTTTTAGCATTAAACGCAGCAATTGAGGCAGCACGTGCCGGAGAGCAGGGTAGAGGTTTCGCCGTTGTTGCTGATGAAGTAAGAAAGCTTGCTGAACGCACAACCAAAGCAACAAAAGAAATTGGCAATATGATTAATACCATTCAAAAAGATACAGCCGAAGCTGTAGAATCGATGAATAGAGGAACAGCTGAAGTTGAAAAAGGAAAAGCAGCCGCTGGTAAAGCCGGTGAAGCATTAAAAACTATTATCTCTGGTACTGAGGGATTATTAAATATGGTTCAACATGTTGCCGTTTCAACAGAAGAACAATCGGGTTCCGCAGAACAAATAAGCAGAAACATAGAAGGCATTAATAACGTTACACATGAAACAGCTCAAGGAATACAACAGATAGCACATGCTTCAGAAGATCTAAGCAATCTTACGGTTAATTTGCAAGGATTAATTTCCCGCTTTAAAATTAGTGATAAGCGTTCTAGATCACTTGCTAAACTTTAA
- a CDS encoding chemotaxis response regulator protein-glutamate methylesterase: MDKIKVLIVDDSAVVRQTLAEILSSDPLIEVIGTASDPFVAAERIKERVPDVITLDIEMPRMDGLTFLQKIMSQHPIPVVICSSLSEKGSASGIRALELGAVDIITKPKMGTKQYFEESAIYICDVVKAASMINIKRTFARKHEVEPKLSADVIIAKNTSKAMIQTTEKVVVVGASTGGTEALRIFLESFPLDSPGIAIVQHMPENFTKAFAKRLDSICRLTVKEAENGDSIIRGRALIAPGNYHMLLKRSGARYYVEIKEGPLVSRHRPSVDVLFRSASRYAGKNAVGVIMTGMGDDGAKGMLELKEAGAHTIAQDKESCVVFGMPSEAIKLNAVEKILPLDLIAQNVLTHSK, translated from the coding sequence ATGGATAAAATTAAAGTATTAATCGTTGACGATTCAGCAGTGGTTCGACAAACACTTGCAGAAATACTTTCATCCGATCCGCTCATCGAAGTTATTGGAACGGCCTCAGATCCTTTTGTTGCCGCCGAAAGAATAAAAGAGCGAGTACCGGATGTTATTACTCTTGACATTGAAATGCCTAGGATGGATGGGCTTACATTTCTACAAAAAATAATGAGTCAACATCCTATCCCGGTTGTAATTTGCTCAAGTCTTTCGGAAAAGGGATCAGCTTCCGGAATACGGGCTCTGGAATTAGGTGCTGTTGATATTATCACCAAACCTAAAATGGGAACAAAGCAATACTTCGAAGAATCGGCAATTTATATTTGTGATGTAGTTAAAGCAGCATCAATGATTAATATTAAACGTACCTTTGCTAGAAAACATGAAGTTGAACCAAAACTTTCCGCTGACGTAATAATCGCAAAGAACACAAGTAAAGCTATGATTCAAACCACCGAAAAGGTTGTTGTAGTTGGTGCTTCAACCGGCGGAACGGAAGCGCTAAGAATATTTTTGGAATCTTTTCCGCTAGATTCACCTGGAATTGCAATTGTTCAGCACATGCCCGAAAATTTTACTAAAGCGTTTGCAAAAAGACTCGATAGTATTTGCCGTCTAACAGTAAAAGAAGCCGAGAATGGTGATTCAATTATTAGAGGAAGGGCCTTAATTGCTCCGGGTAATTATCATATGCTATTAAAGAGAAGCGGTGCCCGTTATTATGTTGAAATAAAAGAGGGACCACTCGTTAGCCGGCATCGTCCTTCTGTTGATGTACTATTTCGGTCAGCATCCAGGTATGCCGGGAAGAATGCAGTAGGTGTGATTATGACAGGTATGGGGGATGATGGCGCAAAGGGTATGCTTGAATTAAAAGAAGCGGGTGCCCATACAATTGCGCAAGACAAAGAATCTTGTGTGGTTTTTGGTATGCCATCTGAAGCAATTAAACTTAATGCGGTTGAAAAGATTTTACCGTTAGATTTGATCGCACAAAATGTACTAACTCATTCTAAATAA
- a CDS encoding chemotaxis protein CheD, protein MKPNFSNLTSIYLQPGEACFSSNPIVVNTILGSCLSITMFSRKVKYAGMSHCQLPYNKQCGLQCNECKEPYKFVKCTIIQMIKKFEAMQIQRKDIEVKVFGGADVLKTTLTEKRISTVGRQNIDMALETLANYNMEVTASDVGGRFGRKIFFLTATGEIFLNRLNNNG, encoded by the coding sequence ATGAAACCTAATTTTAGCAACTTAACAAGTATATATTTGCAACCGGGAGAAGCTTGTTTTAGTAGCAATCCTATTGTTGTAAATACAATACTTGGTTCTTGTTTATCTATTACAATGTTTAGCAGAAAAGTAAAGTATGCCGGTATGTCTCACTGCCAATTGCCATACAATAAACAATGCGGCTTGCAGTGTAATGAGTGCAAAGAACCTTATAAGTTTGTCAAATGTACTATTATTCAAATGATTAAGAAGTTTGAAGCCATGCAAATACAACGTAAAGATATTGAGGTGAAAGTGTTTGGCGGGGCAGATGTTCTGAAAACAACACTGACCGAAAAAAGAATCAGTACAGTTGGTAGACAGAATATTGATATGGCACTCGAGACACTCGCAAATTATAACATGGAAGTAACAGCAAGCGATGTTGGCGGAAGATTTGGACGAAAAATATTTTTTCTTACCGCTACAGGTGAAATATTCCTTAATAGGTTAAATAATAATGGATAA
- a CDS encoding acyloxyacyl hydrolase — protein sequence MKIIIIALTLNFALSVIYSNAQTYRNNSPFEISFGRGSSLYRNIKTDQSLVILKVKEMSGDISVFSYENDINLEYLTEHGENIYLIGLASMLRYDFKILNLDLFLKTGVGLNYLSSSNIGCRNLGGNFNFSEMIGIGVGIIDFHGVKTWLSYFFRHISNAGIYSSNEGYNSHYIFVSLVI from the coding sequence ATGAAAATTATAATTATTGCGCTCACATTAAATTTTGCGCTTTCTGTGATTTACTCAAACGCCCAAACTTATCGGAACAACTCACCATTTGAAATATCTTTCGGAAGAGGAAGTAGTCTTTATAGAAATATAAAAACTGATCAGTCATTAGTAATTTTAAAGGTCAAGGAAATGAGTGGCGATATTAGCGTTTTTAGTTATGAGAACGATATAAATCTGGAATATTTAACTGAACATGGAGAGAATATTTACTTGATTGGTTTAGCTTCAATGCTCAGGTATGATTTTAAGATATTAAATCTAGATTTGTTCTTAAAAACCGGAGTTGGCTTGAATTATTTAAGCAGTTCAAATATAGGATGCAGAAATCTCGGTGGAAATTTTAATTTCAGTGAAATGATTGGTATTGGCGTTGGTATTATTGATTTCCATGGTGTAAAAACCTGGCTAAGCTATTTCTTTAGGCATATCTCAAATGCGGGGATTTATTCCAGCAATGAAGGCTATAATTCTCATTATATATTTGTATCACTGGTAATATAA
- a CDS encoding T9SS type A sorting domain-containing protein has translation MNQNYPNPFNPVTTIKYAIPNDSNVEIKIYNVKGQLVTTLVYELKQAGCYNVDFDAGTYASGVIFIKSAVVIFLR, from the coding sequence TTGAATCAAAATTATCCTAATCCATTTAATCCTGTAACAACAATAAAATATGCAATTCCTAACGATAGTAATGTTGAAATAAAAATATACAATGTTAAAGGCCAATTAGTAACTACACTTGTCTATGAATTAAAGCAAGCCGGATGCTATAATGTTGATTTTGATGCAGGCACTTATGCCAGCGGAGTAATTTTTATAAAATCAGCAGTGGTAATCTTTTTGAGATAA